The window TTTGATTAAGGATGAAAGTATACAATCTCCCACAGAAACTTCCATATCAAATGGAAGAGGGGAAGTATTTAAACTTAAAAGATTTGAGAGTAAAATAAATATTCGATATAAAAGTAGCGTTGATCAAAATAAGAAAGAGAGTATTATTTTAAAATCAATATTTAAAGCATTAGGTCCAACATATATGCATGATTTTGATAATAACTGGTATACTTTGGCTAACGGGGAAATTATTTTTAAGGATGAATATTCTACACTTTTAAAACTAATCTATCAAGATGAGTTTGTTGACGGACTTAAAAAAGAAGAGTTTGAAAAAATTATAGATAAATTATGAATATTTTAACCATTCCATATATTACTGGGGGAGATTCACACTTTATCCCATTGTTTGTTCTTCATCAAAGATACATAAGAAAAGATAGAAAAATTTGTAATTTTTTTTTAATAAATGATAAGAAAAAACTTGAAATAGGCAATTTTGGTGTCAAAGTTGTAAATCAAGATTATTCTATAGAACTAAATGGAAATAATATTATTTCACAGGAAATAATCAAGGGTATTGTAAAAAAGGAAAAGTTAGCATTTAAGGAAGTTAATCCTTCAATTATTGTAGAGGATTGTTGCTTTAGCTCTCCATTAATAGCTGAAAAAAAAGGGATTCCTCGTATTTCAATTCATAGGACGGGATTTTTCAGATCAGTACAAAATACTGAGAAACATGTAAATCATATACATTCAATAGAAAAGGATCAATTTAATAATGACAAAAGCACAAAGTTGATCTCATTTTTTAGTCGAAATAAAATTAACGACCCTGTTGATGATATGGACTATTTAAAAAATTATCTTCACTGTAAAGCTAAAATTATTCCTGGTATTAAATCGATTGAAGTTTTGCCTGCTGATATTCAAGATAGAGATTCTTATTTTTTTTGTGGTCCGTTAACTGTTGAAGACAATCCTTCAAAAAAAATGTTAGAAGATTTACATGTCTTTTTCGAAACAAATAAAGGGAACAAAGTTGTCTTTATAACGACAGGTCTAATAGATAATACTTCTATTAACGAGTTTATTGATATCCTTTTTGATAAAAGTTATGCCATAATTTCTACCGTTGATATAATTGTTAATGATAATAATAAATACAAATTTTTATATAGTAGAGTACTACCTTTAAATTACGTTTGTTCTAAAGTAGATTTAGTAATTCATCATTGCGGTTCCGGTATTTATCACTATCCTATTATGAATGATGTTGCTTCAATTACAATAGGAACAAGATGTTATGATAGGGAAGATGTGGCTGTTAGATTGGAGTCTTTGAAAGTTTCAAGACATGTTCCTCATAAGCTTGATAATCCTAAATATATTGATGTTTTTAAAGATTGCTTGAATTTATTTGAACAAAAAAGATTGTGTGACTATAGTACTTTAAAGAAATTAAAAAAGGAAATTTACGAAACAATGTTAAGCTTCGATATTGGAGAGGTGATAAAATATGCCTTAATAAATTAAAATAAATATTTAAAGAAATTGACAAATCCATAAGTATTAAAATGAAAAAGGAAGAAATAATATTTCAATTAAATGATTCAATTAAATTAACGGCGAGTAAATCAGCGTTAAAGCTAAAAAAACATCTAATTATTGTTTTACAAGATCTTTTAGAAAAAGATTTAACGACAGCTCAAAATACTTTATTAGAAAGCAAAATAAATTATTTATTTAATAAAACTGATTTCAGTGAAATTTCAACTATTGAATTGAAAAAAAAATGTGATGAGTTGCATGAGTTTCTAAAGACTAAACTGTTTTTATATCCTGAAAATCATTATACTCTATTTTTGGGATTTATGGGACTAATGGCTGGGCTCAGCATTCAATCGTTAAGTCTCATTTATTTGAAAGGAAGTTTCATGAATTTTTATTCGGGGCTAATATTGATGTTTGTGGCTAGCTTTGTTGGAATAATGCTAGATTCCTCAATCAAAAAGCAAGGAAGAACCATAAGATCTACAAATTATTTTTGACATACTTCATTAATGAAAAAAAAAATATTTCCTCTTATTTTTGGAAGAGAAGGAGGTGCTCCAATAGAAAAATTAAACAACTTCAAAAAGATTGAGTGTATTGAATCATTCCTTAAACTTCAGAATAATATTGATTGTATTAAAAATGAACTAATAGACATTTTGTTTAATCTTACTGGTAATGAGGTTAATGATCAGAAAAAAAAGCAATTCATAAATTTTAAAAGAGATTTTTTTAATGATCGAAGTATAGAAAAGTACGATCATCTGATAAAAAGTAACGACTCTTTAAAAATAAAATTCTCCGAATATTTCTACCAAAAAAAAACATTTGATTCGACATATGAAAAGTATGTCACAGAATTTGATTCTGCTTTAGAAACATCAATAGATGAATTAAAGGAAATGATCAATTCTTTTTTTGTTAAAAACGGTATATTATTTTCTTCCAGAGTATTATATGATGAAATTCAAAAAAAGACCAGTTCTTTTATTATATCTAACAAAAAAGATAGGCGATTAATAATATCCGCGCTAAAATATCTAACACGAAGTATTACAAAAACAACCCCGTTCAGCACTTTCAATACAATTTTCTGTCTGGAGATGAGTGACAAAAACTTTGCACCTATTAAAGAAAACATTAAGAGATCGAATTTTCAGATTACTAATGTATTTTATTATTATTTGAAAGAAATTCTAATAAAAGATTTGCATTTTAAAAATGAATTAGAAATACGATGTAATAATACAATATGGAAAGAAAATGAATCACCTGAAGAATTCCATTTTTTTCAAAATAGTAATAACAATGAAGCATTTAAAAAAATAAATACTTCTCCAATCTTGTGTTTTATACAAGAACAATTAAAACTAAACAGTGTTAAATATTGTTCTTTGGTAGCAAAATTAGAAACTATTACAAATGAAAATAAAACTAATATAGAACATTTCATTGATGAACTTTTAAAAGAAGGATTTCTCAAAATTGTATATCCTTCGTCATGTAGTAATAAAGATTGGATAATAGACTTAATCAATTTCATAAACCATAAAAATTTAGAGGATAAATTTCCTGATGTAATCAATCTATTAGCCTCTATTTTGGAGACTATAGAAATTTTAGAAAACAATCATAATAATACTGATATCCGGTATCTAATTGTTTTGAAGTCTTATGAAAAGATTGAAGAATTCTTTGTTTCAAAAAAATGTAATTTGGATTTTTTTAAAAAAGTACAGTTGCAAGATCTTTTTTATGAGGATACAATTGTACCAAATAATGAGAGAATTTTTGTAGATAAATTGGGTGAATTATCTTCAGAATTAAAACAAGCATATCATGCTCTTAATAGTTTTTCTTTAAAAGAAGCAAAAAAAGAATGGCTAAATAAAAGTATGAAAATAGAAAGTAAACTTTCCATTTTAGAATTTTATAAAAAAATATATTTAAAAAATATCGATAATTTCACTATAAATGATATTGAATTTTTTGATTTGATTTTTTTTTTAGAACACATTGAAAAGACAGATATGCCTATAGATTCAATAGATATTTCTGATTATTTGAAAAATAATAAAGAAGATAAAGCAGTCTCATTTGGAGCTTATATACAAACAGATAACACCAATTTTGACAATGTAGTATTAAACACTTTTTCAAATGGATATGGAGCAAACATTTCTAGATTTTTGAATTTTTTACCAGATAAGTACAGTACTACTGTTAGAACATTTGTTAAAGATCTAATTCCTGACAATTTAATCATTGAAGTAAAAGATGCTTCCATTCATAATGTGAACACTTTCCCGCAGCTTTCTGAAGGTTTGATTGATTTGTGCAATGATAGTGCTGTAAAGAAATCATTTAATCTCATACCTTTAACAGATATATTTATTTATTCGGATAAGCTTGGAAATATTTCTCTAATTGATAAGCATGATACGCCGGTTAATATTATAAATTTTTCGTTAGAAGGATTAAATAGAAGATCTAGATTTGTGCAATTTATTGATCTTTTCAATGATGTTGATAATTATGGGTATATATCTATATTGGATAGAATTAATTTTTATTTTAAAGAATTTAAACTTGCAAATAGTGATTTTTGTTATGTCCCTAGATTGAAATTTGGAAATAAACTAATAATCCAACGTAAAAAATGGTTTATAAAAAAGGATTTTTTAGCAAAAATACTAGATGAACAAAACAAATCCTTACATGAAATGTTTCTTCAGATAAATAATTTCACTAAAAAAAATCTGATTCCAAACAAAGTTTACTTTAAAATTGCAGAAAGGTCTACAACTGCTACCAGCTCTCAAAATGATAATTATAAGCCACAATACATAGATTTTACTTCTCCTATTTTTATATTACTATTGTCAAACTTAATTATTAAGGCAGATGATATAATTGAGTTAACAGAGATGTTTCCTACAACATCTGATGTTATCCAACAAGGTGGGATAGTAAAAGAATACATTCTAAATTGTAATTAAAATAATTATGCAAACTGAAACAAATTGGATATCAGCATATATTTTTCATGATATTTCTTTTGAAAAAGTTTTAATTGAATTATTAAAACCTTTCATAGAAAAATTAGAAAAGAAAGATTATGTATCAACCTTTTTTTTTATTAGGTATTGGGAAGATGGACCACATGTAAGATTACGTTTATTACCAAAAAATAGTCAGAATAAAGCTCATATAATTTCATTATTAAAAACCACAGTTAAATTATTTTTTGATGAATGTAGTTTGGTTTCATCATATCGTCTAGAATTTAAAGATTATGTGCGAGAAATAGAACGTTATGGAGGAAAAGTGAACATTATCGAAGCTGAAAAAATTTTTGAAATATCTTCTAGAACAATTTTGGATATAATTGATGATAATTATAATAATTGGGATTATAGTTTGGCTATATCTTATGCTATTCAAATCCATTTAGTTCTTGCAAAATTATTATTTAAAAATGATTTGAATACTATGATTAGCTTTTTCCAAAAAGTGTATTCTAACTGGTTTTATTATTCTATTAAGATAGATGAGACAGAAAAAAAAGTAGATGATGAAGTAAAAAAAATAAATCTGGCTTTTGAAGAGTCTTATAACAAACAAAATACAGTAATAAATAATATGATTAAGTATTTATTACAAGAAAAAATAGAAGTTTCCATTAGTACTAAATGGTTTTTAGAAAGCAATTTGATTGATAACAATTATTATAGTTTTAAAAACTGTGATGATTTAACATTATTTGCTATTTACGATAGCCTTATACATATGACAAATAACAGATTAGGCATATATCTAAGAGATGAATCTTTTATTGCATTTCTGATTTTCAATGGTTTGATTAAGTATAAAAATTCACTTTCATGAAAGGTAAAAATAAATTTTGGTGTTCATTATTGGGGTTGTTATTTTGTTCAATAGTTTCAGCACAAAGGACATTAACTTTTGAAGATTGTATAATTATTGCCCTAAAAAATAACCTTACTTTAAAAAACTCTAGAATTTCTGAAAAAATTGCGAATTATCAATTAAATAATTCCAAAACAAAGCTATTGCCATCTATTGATGCATCAGTAAGTAACAACTATTCTTGGGGACGAGGTGTAGATCCAAATACTAACTCGTATATTAACCAACAATTTAAATCATATAATGGAAATATTGGTTCAAGTTTCATATTGTTTAATGGGTTTTCAAACATTACTGGTATTAAAATAGCAAAACAAGAATTAGAGCTTAATAAAACTATTACACAAAAAATAAAGAATGAGATTACCATTGATATAGCCTCTAAGTTTATTAATGTACTTTTTCTTCAGGAAATAATAAAATCGAATGAGGATCAAATAAAATCTTCAACAAGGCAATTGGAAATCATTCAAATAAAATTTGAACAAGGATATCTTCTTGAAAGCGAAATTTTTAAAATAAAATCCCAGAAAGCATCAGAAGAACTTACATTGATTAATAATAAAAACTTATTATCGATGAATCTTTTAGATATAAAACAATTTTTGAATTTGCCTTTAGAGGAAGAAATTCTACTTATTTCACCACAAGAAAAACTATTTTCAAAAATAGATATTCAATCAAATAATATTACCATCGTCGAAAATGCAGCATCCTTAAACCCAGGATATTTGATTATGAAGATTAATGAACAAAAAGCAAAACTCAATATTGCTTATACAAAATCTTCAAGATACCCAACAGTTGCTTCTAACTTTAATCTTAGTTCTACTTATTCAAATAGTAACCCTTTTCAGAACTTTAATGATCAGGTCAATAATAATCTTTCTTATGGTTTATCTTTTTCACTTTTGATACCAATATTTTCACAATTAAATAATCATTTTAAAATAAAAGAAAGTAAACTAATTTATGAAAAATCAAAAAACGAAACACAAATAGAGAAAAATAGATTATCAAAAGTAATTATACAAGCAATTAACGATGCTAATGCATCTTTTACAAAATATGAGGCTTCAGTATTATCTTATGACTTTTCAAAAAAAAGTTATGAAGCTGATCTATTGAAATTTGAATTAGGTAAAATGTCAGTAAGTGAGCTATTAATAACAAAGAATAATTTTGTAAATGCTCAATCTCAATTAATTCAGGCAAAATATGAACTTCATTATAATCAATCTGTTGTGAATTTTTATAGGGATAATGTTTTTAGACTAGAATGAGTTGTTCTAGTTTTTTGACATCAATATCTTCCGTTTAATAATTATCCTTTTCTCTAAACGAGCCGTTTTTCCGAATCTTTAAAAATCTCTTTAAGGGTTAAATTAGAAATTTTATTTCTTTAGGTAGTTTTTCTGTGTTTAATTTAGACTGTTTTTTAAGACGTTGTTGTTGTCCTCTGTTGGAATGTGGGAAAATCTGCTGCCGATTCAATAGCTGTTCAAGTTATTACAGAAAAACTATGAAAGACTTACTGTAATCTCACCCACCTTAGGAACACTCAAAAGTAGAGCTTTTTGTTACTAATTTAACCTGAGTTCGGTTTAAGCAAAGTTTAAAAATAATTGACCGTCATTTACTTTTTTCAAGTTGAGTGACGGTTTTTTTGGAAAGAAGCAATATGCCGTTAGCCCTCCCAAAATATTCATGATAAAATTGTTCACACTTCGGTGTCTGGTGTGCTCAACTTGACAGTGATTCTTCAATTCATCATTTATAGTCTCAATAATAGCTCTTTTTCTAAGTAAAATCTTGTCTTCCATTGTCATTATATGATTTTTCATATTCTTTCTAAGCTTGGTGAAAAGTTGAATACCATCTGCAAAAAGCATTTCCCACAACGCTTTTGATAGATATCCTTTATCGGCAAACAATTTTCCAAACAGTTGTTGAGTCATCTTCTTAATATGTTTTGGATTTCTATCGTCCACATTTCCTTTCGTCACATAAAAAGATAAAAGCTCTCCTTTTTCATTGCATATCAAATGCAGTTTAAAACCATAAAACCAACCCATTGAGGATTTCCCCCGTTCTGCCAAACCTTTGAAAACTTTATGATTATGTATTCTTTGGTTTCTGCAGACTTTCAAAGTTGTACTGTCCATAAAGCTGATCCCTGTGCATTTTCCCAGGCATTTTTCTTTTAAGAATAAAGCAAAAACAACAAAACATCTTTGTTGAAGTTCGATAAATCTATTATAGGAAAGCCTGTTTGGAAACAGATCTTTCCAATATCCACAAACTATTTCCCGGTAATAATGTTTAAAAGTTTTGTGGGCTCCCAAATGAAAACCTATCATGATTGTGATAATTTCAGAATCAGACATTTTTGAAGTTCTATTTCTTCTTTTCTTGCTGTCTCCTAATGCATCAAGCTTTAATTTTTTAATTTGAAAATTAAACTCTTTACAAAAATCATCAATTTGTACAAAAATATTTGTAATTTGGTCTTTCAAATCCATAGCAATAAATCGTTTAAATATTTGAATGTCAGAAACTTAAATATACGAATTATTGCTATTTTTTACAAATTTTATTTCCTTTATTATCCCGAACTCAGGTTAATTTATTATTGTTGTTGTTGTTGTTAAAATTTTGTTGGAATGTGGGAAACTCTTCTACATTATCGTGATTGAGTTTTCCATATTTCAATAAAAAATCCCTTGGTGTGAGGTGTTGTAGTGCACTATGCGGGCGCTCATTGTTATACATCCACATCCAGATTTCCGAATAATTTCTCATCTGCCTGATATTCTCAAAAAGATAAACATCTAAAAATTCTGCCCTGAAAGTCCTGTTAAATCTTTCTACCAAAGAGTTTTGGGTTGGTTTTCCGGGCTGAATATGATGGAGGATAATATTATTCTTACTGCACCAATCTTTTAATTTTTCTGCAATAAACTCAGGACCGTTATCCACTCTTATTTTTTCCGGTTTCCCTCGCCAGTCAATCAGCTGTTCCAACTCGCAAACTACTTTTGCTGATGGCAAACTGGTGTCAATCGTAATATTCAGAATTTCTCTGTTAAAATCATCAATGATATTCAGGCTTCTCACGCTTTTGCCATTTTCCAAAGTGTCATGCATAAAATCCATGCTCCACGTCACATTGGGATAAACAGGTCGAAGCAATGGCTCTTTTACCCTTGCTGGAAGACGTTTCTTTCGCTTGCTTCTGAGATTCAGCTTCATTGATTTGTAAATCCTGTAAACCCGCTTGTGATTCCACCCAAAACCCAAATTTCTCAAGCGGTGGTGCATCGTCCAGAATCCCCAGGTCTGATGATGTTCTGCAAGTAACAACAGCTCTTCCCGGATCTTATCGTCTTCATTGTTTTTCTTCGTTTTGTAATAAAATACCGAACTGTTTATGATGAAAAGTTTACACGCATTCCGAGTGCTTACTCCGTACTGAGATACGGAATAAACAACCAGTTCCCGCTTCTCGGAAGGTGTTACAGCTTTTTTGCAATCACATCTTTCATCACTACATTTTCCAGGGTAAGTTCCGCTACGATTTTTTTGTATTGCGAAAGTTCCTTTTCAAGTTCTTTCATCTTCGAGAGTTGCTGCACATCCAAACCGCCATATTTGCTCTTCCATTTATAAAATGTAGGCTGGCTGATCCCGTGTTCCCGACAGATCTCATTCACTGTTTTGCCTTGATTTTGCTCAGATAAAATCTTGATAATCTGAACTTCTGAAAATTTACTGTTTTTCATTGTCTTCCAAATTTAAAAACTATATTTTTAAATGTTCCTGTTTTTAGGGAAGATTACAAAACGCAGTTTTCTGAATTTTGTAAGCGAACTGGGATGAATAACTTTCTCTTCGGGAGTCAT is drawn from Chryseobacterium muglaense and contains these coding sequences:
- a CDS encoding lantibiotic dehydratase — protein: MKKKIFPLIFGREGGAPIEKLNNFKKIECIESFLKLQNNIDCIKNELIDILFNLTGNEVNDQKKKQFINFKRDFFNDRSIEKYDHLIKSNDSLKIKFSEYFYQKKTFDSTYEKYVTEFDSALETSIDELKEMINSFFVKNGILFSSRVLYDEIQKKTSSFIISNKKDRRLIISALKYLTRSITKTTPFSTFNTIFCLEMSDKNFAPIKENIKRSNFQITNVFYYYLKEILIKDLHFKNELEIRCNNTIWKENESPEEFHFFQNSNNNEAFKKINTSPILCFIQEQLKLNSVKYCSLVAKLETITNENKTNIEHFIDELLKEGFLKIVYPSSCSNKDWIIDLINFINHKNLEDKFPDVINLLASILETIEILENNHNNTDIRYLIVLKSYEKIEEFFVSKKCNLDFFKKVQLQDLFYEDTIVPNNERIFVDKLGELSSELKQAYHALNSFSLKEAKKEWLNKSMKIESKLSILEFYKKIYLKNIDNFTINDIEFFDLIFFLEHIEKTDMPIDSIDISDYLKNNKEDKAVSFGAYIQTDNTNFDNVVLNTFSNGYGANISRFLNFLPDKYSTTVRTFVKDLIPDNLIIEVKDASIHNVNTFPQLSEGLIDLCNDSAVKKSFNLIPLTDIFIYSDKLGNISLIDKHDTPVNIINFSLEGLNRRSRFVQFIDLFNDVDNYGYISILDRINFYFKEFKLANSDFCYVPRLKFGNKLIIQRKKWFIKKDFLAKILDEQNKSLHEMFLQINNFTKKNLIPNKVYFKIAERSTTATSSQNDNYKPQYIDFTSPIFILLLSNLIIKADDIIELTEMFPTTSDVIQQGGIVKEYILNCN
- a CDS encoding transposase, encoding MKNSKFSEVQIIKILSEQNQGKTVNEICREHGISQPTFYKWKSKYGGLDVQQLSKMKELEKELSQYKKIVAELTLENVVMKDVIAKKL
- a CDS encoding thiopeptide-type bacteriocin biosynthesis protein; the encoded protein is MQTETNWISAYIFHDISFEKVLIELLKPFIEKLEKKDYVSTFFFIRYWEDGPHVRLRLLPKNSQNKAHIISLLKTTVKLFFDECSLVSSYRLEFKDYVREIERYGGKVNIIEAEKIFEISSRTILDIIDDNYNNWDYSLAISYAIQIHLVLAKLLFKNDLNTMISFFQKVYSNWFYYSIKIDETEKKVDDEVKKINLAFEESYNKQNTVINNMIKYLLQEKIEVSISTKWFLESNLIDNNYYSFKNCDDLTLFAIYDSLIHMTNNRLGIYLRDESFIAFLIFNGLIKYKNSLS
- a CDS encoding glycosyltransferase family protein, giving the protein MNILTIPYITGGDSHFIPLFVLHQRYIRKDRKICNFFLINDKKKLEIGNFGVKVVNQDYSIELNGNNIISQEIIKGIVKKEKLAFKEVNPSIIVEDCCFSSPLIAEKKGIPRISIHRTGFFRSVQNTEKHVNHIHSIEKDQFNNDKSTKLISFFSRNKINDPVDDMDYLKNYLHCKAKIIPGIKSIEVLPADIQDRDSYFFCGPLTVEDNPSKKMLEDLHVFFETNKGNKVVFITTGLIDNTSINEFIDILFDKSYAIISTVDIIVNDNNKYKFLYSRVLPLNYVCSKVDLVIHHCGSGIYHYPIMNDVASITIGTRCYDREDVAVRLESLKVSRHVPHKLDNPKYIDVFKDCLNLFEQKRLCDYSTLKKLKKEIYETMLSFDIGEVIKYALIN
- a CDS encoding IS982 family transposase, whose translation is MDLKDQITNIFVQIDDFCKEFNFQIKKLKLDALGDSKKRRNRTSKMSDSEIITIMIGFHLGAHKTFKHYYREIVCGYWKDLFPNRLSYNRFIELQQRCFVVFALFLKEKCLGKCTGISFMDSTTLKVCRNQRIHNHKVFKGLAERGKSSMGWFYGFKLHLICNEKGELLSFYVTKGNVDDRNPKHIKKMTQQLFGKLFADKGYLSKALWEMLFADGIQLFTKLRKNMKNHIMTMEDKILLRKRAIIETINDELKNHCQVEHTRHRSVNNFIMNILGGLTAYCFFPKKPSLNLKKVNDGQLFLNFA
- a CDS encoding IS3 family transposase; translation: MQKNRSGTYPGKCSDERCDCKKAVTPSEKRELVVYSVSQYGVSTRNACKLFIINSSVFYYKTKKNNEDDKIREELLLLAEHHQTWGFWTMHHRLRNLGFGWNHKRVYRIYKSMKLNLRSKRKKRLPARVKEPLLRPVYPNVTWSMDFMHDTLENGKSVRSLNIIDDFNREILNITIDTSLPSAKVVCELEQLIDWRGKPEKIRVDNGPEFIAEKLKDWCSKNNIILHHIQPGKPTQNSLVERFNRTFRAEFLDVYLFENIRQMRNYSEIWMWMYNNERPHSALQHLTPRDFLLKYGKLNHDNVEEFPTFQQNFNNNNNNNKLT
- a CDS encoding TolC family protein; translated protein: MKGKNKFWCSLLGLLFCSIVSAQRTLTFEDCIIIALKNNLTLKNSRISEKIANYQLNNSKTKLLPSIDASVSNNYSWGRGVDPNTNSYINQQFKSYNGNIGSSFILFNGFSNITGIKIAKQELELNKTITQKIKNEITIDIASKFINVLFLQEIIKSNEDQIKSSTRQLEIIQIKFEQGYLLESEIFKIKSQKASEELTLINNKNLLSMNLLDIKQFLNLPLEEEILLISPQEKLFSKIDIQSNNITIVENAASLNPGYLIMKINEQKAKLNIAYTKSSRYPTVASNFNLSSTYSNSNPFQNFNDQVNNNLSYGLSFSLLIPIFSQLNNHFKIKESKLIYEKSKNETQIEKNRLSKVIIQAINDANASFTKYEASVLSYDFSKKSYEADLLKFELGKMSVSELLITKNNFVNAQSQLIQAKYELHYNQSVVNFYRDNVFRLE